From Spirosoma aerolatum, one genomic window encodes:
- a CDS encoding diacylglycerol/lipid kinase family protein: MTFLFIINPVSGGHDKSDWEQRIDAFFAELPYTVHRCYLDGKTDTETIQTQLSQCKPDRVVAVGGDGTIKLVAEQLISNPIPLGILPGGSANGMARELGIPTDLQKSLELLVDGKPKPIDVISINDDDICLHLSDIGLNAHIVKYYEQNNLRGKLGYLRSVLNVLRKHRLLRLEIKTDDECVQRVAFMVVLANARMYGTGAVINPDGDPSDGHFEVVIFRRLSFGEILKLFWRFQPFDPKKIEIYPATSVTIETHKRAYFQIDGEYRGRITKLVAQIKPAALSVILPDDKN; encoded by the coding sequence TTGACTTTTTTATTCATAATTAATCCCGTTTCGGGTGGTCACGACAAGTCTGACTGGGAACAGCGCATCGATGCGTTCTTTGCCGAGCTACCCTATACCGTTCACCGCTGCTATCTCGATGGCAAGACCGATACCGAAACCATTCAGACGCAACTTAGTCAATGCAAACCCGATCGGGTAGTAGCTGTTGGTGGCGATGGAACCATTAAACTCGTGGCCGAACAACTGATCAGCAACCCCATACCGCTGGGTATCCTGCCGGGGGGATCGGCGAACGGTATGGCCCGCGAATTGGGCATACCAACCGACCTACAGAAAAGTCTGGAGTTATTGGTCGATGGGAAGCCAAAACCCATCGATGTTATCTCGATAAATGACGACGACATTTGTTTACACCTGAGCGATATTGGCCTAAATGCCCACATCGTAAAATATTACGAACAGAACAATCTGCGTGGCAAACTGGGCTATCTTCGTAGTGTGCTGAACGTGTTGCGTAAACATCGGCTACTCCGGCTGGAAATCAAGACCGACGACGAATGTGTACAGCGCGTTGCCTTTATGGTCGTGTTGGCTAATGCCCGTATGTACGGCACAGGAGCCGTTATAAATCCAGATGGCGATCCTTCTGATGGGCACTTTGAAGTTGTGATTTTCCGACGGTTATCATTCGGCGAAATCCTGAAATTGTTCTGGCGATTCCAGCCCTTCGACCCGAAAAAGATTGAGATTTACCCGGCTACATCCGTGACTATCGAAACGCACAAACGTGCTTATTTCCAGATCGATGGCGAATACCGGGGGCGCATTACCAAGCTTGTTGCCCAGATCAAACCCGCTGCCCTGTCGGTGATTCTACCAGACGACAAAAATTGA
- the pyrR gene encoding bifunctional pyr operon transcriptional regulator/uracil phosphoribosyltransferase PyrR, translating into MNQQRLILSSPLLEIVISRLTQQLIETYQDFADTVLLGMQPRGIYFAERVARELHTTLGYAVPLGYLDATFYRDDFRRRDTPLRPNTTHVPFIIENKRVILIDDVLATGRMVRAALDAMTAFGRPRKVELLVLIDRRYNRDLPIKPDYTGKRVNTLESQRVLVEWTEQGAEADRIWLVG; encoded by the coding sequence ATGAATCAACAACGCCTGATTTTGTCCAGCCCACTGCTTGAAATTGTGATTAGTCGGCTGACGCAGCAATTAATTGAAACCTACCAGGACTTTGCGGATACCGTACTGCTGGGGATGCAGCCACGAGGAATTTATTTTGCCGAACGGGTTGCCCGAGAGCTGCATACGACACTGGGCTATGCTGTGCCTTTGGGGTATCTGGATGCCACCTTTTATCGGGATGATTTCCGTCGACGTGATACACCACTTCGACCGAATACAACGCACGTACCGTTTATTATTGAGAACAAGCGCGTTATTCTGATTGATGATGTACTGGCAACAGGGCGCATGGTACGGGCGGCACTGGACGCGATGACTGCCTTCGGACGCCCTCGGAAAGTAGAACTACTCGTACTGATCGACCGGCGGTATAATCGTGATTTACCCATTAAGCCCGACTACACGGGTAAGCGGGTAAATACCCTCGAATCGCAGCGGGTATTGGTCGAATGGACTGAGCAGGGTGCCGAAGCCGACCGTATCTGGCTTGTTGGTTAA
- a CDS encoding T9SS type B sorting domain-containing protein, with translation MKRRLFLLFFILATTALASVHAQSVAGYWLGITTPSIPSQKIYNYAMTLTQTNFTISGTAQSANPNLPFSGLVYVTGTLANPIVTFSESDKNGSTVVKDVCFWRAKLTYNPADESMLGTYENIVNGTTCTETGSGRMDLYRIVLKSGTTYCKGQPVNLLVTGQNIRWYSSAAKTTLLATGNRYTPNITKTTTYYITQTLYQNESPAIPVTVNISDPVMKATSNNTGCDKANGSISVTASGSTGWQYNLNNGPFQRDPLFAGLRPGSYTVVAKDTVGCQASQIVTITPDTGPTISTLKSTPPHCATANGEVSVVAAGKEPLTYSIDYGQSYQSSPTFTKLAGGAYTLRARDANGCETNSAVNLPGADPVRILSTAITPTSCNQPNGQVSLSVAGGKTPITYSLNNQPFQSSIIFTGLKAGTYTVTAKDAEDCTASQSVSIAASTGPLWPDVKTTVENCGQTNATLLINESAGPPLVYSLNGSSYKSDASYSGLKAGTYTISAKDANNCIISRTIFIEHDCANLIHLPTAFSPNRDTYNDELKVYFAFASLTITRFTVYDRWGTVMYNRANFVLASGDVIWDGQQNGQPVPVGTYTYRLECQFPNGVQTTYRESVALLN, from the coding sequence ATGAAACGAAGGCTATTTCTGCTCTTTTTTATCCTGGCGACTACCGCATTAGCTTCTGTTCACGCACAGAGTGTGGCAGGCTATTGGCTAGGCATTACTACGCCAAGTATTCCGAGCCAGAAGATCTACAATTATGCCATGACGCTCACACAAACCAACTTCACCATTAGCGGCACGGCACAAAGCGCTAATCCGAATCTACCCTTCAGCGGATTGGTTTACGTAACCGGTACGTTGGCTAATCCCATCGTTACCTTTTCAGAATCTGACAAAAATGGCAGTACAGTTGTCAAGGATGTTTGTTTCTGGAGAGCCAAATTGACATATAACCCTGCCGATGAAAGTATGCTGGGTACGTATGAAAACATTGTAAATGGTACTACCTGCACAGAAACGGGTAGTGGAAGGATGGATCTGTACCGAATCGTTCTAAAATCAGGAACGACCTACTGCAAAGGGCAACCCGTCAATTTACTAGTTACTGGCCAGAACATTCGCTGGTATTCGTCGGCGGCTAAAACAACCCTGCTGGCCACTGGCAATCGATACACCCCCAACATTACGAAAACAACCACTTATTACATTACCCAGACACTCTATCAGAACGAAAGCCCGGCCATTCCAGTCACAGTCAACATTTCCGATCCGGTTATGAAGGCAACGTCCAATAATACAGGCTGTGATAAAGCCAATGGCTCTATTTCGGTGACAGCTTCTGGCTCGACCGGCTGGCAATACAACCTAAACAACGGCCCTTTTCAGCGTGACCCCTTGTTTGCGGGTTTGCGGCCCGGTTCGTATACGGTTGTGGCAAAAGATACAGTTGGTTGCCAGGCATCACAAATTGTGACGATTACGCCCGATACAGGTCCCACGATTTCCACTTTAAAAAGTACACCTCCACACTGTGCAACGGCCAATGGCGAAGTGAGCGTCGTTGCAGCGGGGAAGGAGCCACTCACCTACTCCATCGACTATGGACAGTCGTATCAATCCAGCCCAACCTTCACGAAACTAGCGGGCGGGGCTTATACCCTGCGGGCACGCGACGCCAACGGGTGCGAAACCAATAGTGCCGTGAATCTGCCAGGTGCCGATCCGGTTCGTATCCTGAGTACAGCTATTACACCCACATCCTGTAACCAGCCAAACGGTCAGGTCAGTTTAAGCGTGGCAGGCGGAAAAACACCCATTACCTATAGTCTCAACAATCAGCCGTTTCAGAGCAGCATCATTTTTACAGGGCTTAAGGCAGGCACCTACACAGTAACTGCCAAAGATGCGGAAGATTGTACGGCAAGCCAGTCGGTAAGTATAGCTGCCAGCACAGGTCCCTTATGGCCCGACGTAAAAACCACCGTCGAAAACTGTGGGCAGACGAATGCAACCCTGCTTATTAACGAATCGGCTGGACCACCACTAGTGTACTCGCTAAATGGTAGCTCTTATAAATCAGACGCTTCCTACTCAGGCTTAAAAGCCGGGACGTATACGATTTCAGCAAAGGATGCCAATAACTGCATTATAAGCCGGACGATTTTTATAGAGCATGATTGCGCCAACCTGATTCATCTACCAACGGCTTTCTCACCCAATCGGGATACCTATAACGATGAACTTAAAGTATATTTCGCGTTTGCGTCACTCACCATTACCCGATTCACCGTCTACGACCGATGGGGCACGGTAATGTATAATCGTGCTAATTTTGTGCTGGCAAGTGGTGATGTAATCTGGGATGGCCAGCAGAACGGCCAACCTGTGCCCGTTGGCACGTATACCTACCGGCTGGAATGCCAGTTTCCCAACGGTGTCCAAACCACATACCGCGAGTCGGTAGCCTTATTAAATTAA
- the pth gene encoding aminoacyl-tRNA hydrolase: MKFLLVGLGNIGPEYALTRHNAGFMVLDRLAAQHGFSFSMTRLAYTAQWQYKGKQLFFVKPTTYMNLSGKAVNYYLKQEKIPVENLLVITDDKDLPFGKLRLKPKGSPGGHNGLRNIDEILATQEYARLRVGIGNNFSKGRQVDFVLGQFPEDELIQLPDYLDRAGDAALSFCTLGIQTTMNNYNQ, from the coding sequence ATGAAGTTTTTACTCGTTGGCTTGGGCAATATTGGCCCCGAATACGCGCTTACCCGCCACAATGCCGGTTTTATGGTTCTTGATCGACTGGCGGCTCAACATGGATTCTCCTTTTCAATGACCCGACTTGCCTATACCGCCCAATGGCAGTACAAAGGCAAACAGCTCTTTTTCGTTAAACCAACCACCTACATGAACCTAAGCGGAAAAGCGGTAAACTATTACCTCAAACAGGAGAAGATACCCGTTGAGAACCTGCTGGTTATTACTGACGACAAAGATTTACCATTTGGCAAACTGCGATTGAAACCGAAGGGATCGCCGGGCGGGCACAATGGTTTGCGGAATATCGATGAAATTCTAGCCACTCAGGAATACGCCCGTCTTCGGGTTGGTATCGGCAATAATTTTTCGAAAGGCAGGCAGGTTGATTTCGTTTTAGGTCAGTTTCCAGAAGATGAATTAATTCAATTACCCGACTATTTAGACCGGGCAGGCGACGCTGCACTCTCTTTTTGTACTTTGGGAATACAGACGACCATGAACAATTACAACCAATGA
- a CDS encoding DUF5686 and carboxypeptidase-like regulatory domain-containing protein produces MERLQRLLFLFSCLILANTFSVVKAQTNFTVTGLVTDSHTGEPIPFASVSLVGRRVGTLTDEKGRYTLVAKLLTDSMAVSSMGYKTLRLAINPERPSQAVDFKLQSTGTALQEVTVKAGENPAWRVLRQVRKNRTLNDRKRLAAYEYDSYVKTEIALSHVSDRMRRNPLIKRINQAMSQHDSIMDDEGHKLLPLLASESVSRYYFRTAPERKREDIRKTRIKGVAVDDAGLSSQLLGGTNLVSQNFYDNYIPILGKDFASPIGDNWKNWYEFFLADTTQIGDHICYEIQFDPKRPEDLVFTGKAWIDTTTFALCQIETKIGNAANLNYVRSLTIEQELESTTDSTAGTSGTAGWLPVSIRLSANLTGVGKQSLGLRAQVTLRNSNIVVNRPRQPSFYEQAIEPSDTVATQNEAFWNSVQKNLAGTDSLNKEDRKTREMIDNLRAVPAVKKAEAIGQILVTGFYKLGGVDLGPYPYLFAINSVEGLRTRVGFRTNEQFSRNWILRGYLAYGTLDNKFKYGAEIDYLFSRQHWTVAGARISYDLERLGLTPELIGGNRIFYALSRFGRYRGGYESYQKEFFFKTEPVKGILLTAMVGTRTFDPLFPFHYRLNPELGEQSQLRSDIDDAYWSIEARLARKEKYIMDGNERITLGTKRAPVLTIRYTRGLKSLGGEYNYHRLTLRAQQSLRVGPLGRMTYLLSAGYTPNVMPAPMLFPHIGNPTPLLTTNTFNRMQFYEFVSDRFVAVHIQHRFEGLLFNRLPGIRKFNWRLIANVDALWGSISDENQAVASRKPLPDGIRPIYFGALDGGIPYMEVGYGIDNIFKLIRIQAIHRLNYLDDSPNGIPLNSFALKASATISF; encoded by the coding sequence ATGGAACGTCTGCAACGTCTACTCTTTCTCTTTTCCTGCCTTATCCTTGCCAATACCTTCAGCGTGGTAAAAGCGCAGACTAATTTTACTGTTACAGGGCTTGTTACAGATTCGCATACTGGCGAACCGATTCCTTTTGCCAGTGTCTCGCTGGTGGGGCGCCGGGTGGGTACGCTGACAGACGAAAAAGGCCGATATACATTAGTCGCTAAACTCTTGACAGATTCGATGGCGGTTAGCTCGATGGGCTATAAAACGCTGCGACTGGCCATCAATCCTGAGCGACCATCGCAGGCTGTCGATTTTAAGTTGCAATCAACCGGAACGGCTTTGCAGGAGGTAACCGTTAAAGCGGGTGAAAACCCGGCCTGGCGTGTACTTCGTCAGGTACGCAAAAATCGAACGCTCAACGACCGCAAACGCTTGGCCGCTTATGAATACGATAGTTACGTAAAAACCGAAATCGCACTGAGTCATGTTTCGGATCGGATGCGCCGGAATCCGCTTATCAAACGGATCAACCAGGCCATGAGCCAGCACGACTCCATTATGGACGATGAGGGACATAAACTGCTACCACTCCTGGCATCAGAATCGGTATCGCGCTATTATTTTAGAACCGCGCCCGAACGTAAACGGGAGGATATTCGGAAAACCCGGATCAAAGGCGTGGCGGTCGATGATGCCGGGCTTAGCTCGCAATTACTGGGGGGAACAAACCTGGTCAGTCAGAACTTCTACGACAATTACATCCCAATTCTAGGCAAGGACTTCGCTTCGCCCATTGGCGATAACTGGAAAAACTGGTACGAGTTCTTTCTGGCCGATACGACCCAGATTGGCGACCATATCTGTTATGAAATTCAGTTTGATCCTAAACGGCCCGAAGACCTCGTGTTTACCGGAAAGGCCTGGATCGACACCACAACATTCGCTCTTTGCCAGATCGAGACCAAAATTGGTAATGCGGCCAACCTGAACTACGTTCGATCGCTGACTATTGAGCAGGAACTGGAATCAACTACCGATTCGACGGCTGGAACGTCAGGAACAGCAGGCTGGCTACCCGTGAGTATTCGCCTGTCGGCTAATCTGACGGGAGTTGGGAAGCAATCGCTGGGGCTACGAGCGCAGGTTACGCTTCGTAATAGCAATATTGTGGTGAACCGACCGAGGCAACCATCATTTTATGAGCAGGCCATCGAGCCAAGCGATACTGTAGCAACCCAAAACGAAGCCTTCTGGAATTCGGTACAGAAAAACCTCGCCGGGACCGATTCACTCAACAAGGAAGACCGAAAAACCCGCGAGATGATTGATAATCTGCGGGCAGTTCCGGCGGTCAAAAAAGCCGAAGCCATCGGTCAAATTCTGGTTACGGGCTTTTATAAATTAGGGGGTGTCGATCTGGGGCCTTACCCGTACCTGTTCGCCATCAACAGTGTGGAAGGTTTACGGACGCGCGTCGGCTTTCGAACCAATGAGCAGTTTAGCCGAAACTGGATATTGCGGGGCTATCTGGCCTACGGAACCCTGGATAACAAGTTTAAATACGGAGCTGAGATCGATTATCTGTTTTCGCGGCAGCACTGGACGGTGGCCGGAGCACGGATATCTTACGATCTGGAACGACTTGGGCTAACTCCCGAGCTTATTGGCGGTAACCGTATATTTTATGCATTGAGCCGATTTGGCCGATATCGGGGTGGCTACGAAAGTTATCAGAAGGAATTTTTCTTTAAAACAGAACCTGTCAAAGGGATTCTTCTGACGGCCATGGTAGGTACTCGGACTTTCGATCCGTTGTTCCCATTTCATTACCGGCTTAATCCTGAGCTGGGGGAGCAGTCGCAATTACGATCCGATATTGATGATGCCTACTGGTCGATTGAAGCACGGCTGGCCCGGAAAGAAAAATACATTATGGACGGTAACGAGCGGATCACGCTTGGAACTAAACGAGCTCCCGTGCTCACGATTCGCTACACGCGTGGCCTGAAATCGTTAGGTGGAGAATATAATTATCACCGGCTAACCTTGCGGGCACAGCAATCGCTTCGTGTAGGTCCCCTTGGCCGAATGACTTATTTGCTCTCAGCAGGGTATACGCCCAATGTGATGCCAGCACCCATGTTGTTTCCACATATTGGAAATCCAACCCCCTTACTGACGACTAATACGTTCAACCGAATGCAGTTTTACGAGTTTGTGAGCGATCGATTTGTGGCCGTTCATATACAGCATCGGTTTGAAGGGCTCTTATTTAATCGACTACCTGGCATTCGTAAATTTAACTGGCGATTGATCGCCAATGTGGACGCTCTCTGGGGAAGTATATCGGACGAGAACCAGGCTGTAGCCAGTAGAAAACCATTGCCCGACGGCATAAGGCCTATTTATTTCGGGGCTCTTGATGGAGGCATTCCGTATATGGAAGTAGGCTATGGGATCGATAACATTTTCAAACTGATTCGTATCCAGGCCATCCATCGACTGAATTATTTAGATGACAGCCCAAACGGTATTCCCCTTAATTCCTTTGCCCTGAAAGCCTCGGCAACGATAAGTTTCTAA
- a CDS encoding NIPSNAP family protein, whose translation MTTSLYSLLTVGLLMSSVTLGAPNPGKTHHPKADSKFYEIRIYHPTPGKYAEIVDRFRQYTLKIFEKHGMENIGYWTPTDTTNKELIYILAYPSREARDASWKAFGSDPEWKAVVAKTEANGKLVDHVDQIFMTESDISPKIKLTKKSPERTFELRTYTPAPGKLPNLLTRFRDHTIKLFSKHGMTHIGYWITQEKDPTAQPKLVYILAHPSEAEGKQHFDEFRKDPKWVAVKAESEKDGALTTKVESIYMKPTDYSPIK comes from the coding sequence ATGACCACTTCGCTTTATAGCCTCCTTACGGTTGGCCTGCTGATGAGCTCAGTTACGCTGGGAGCACCCAATCCTGGCAAAACCCACCACCCTAAGGCGGATTCCAAGTTTTATGAAATCAGAATTTACCACCCAACACCGGGTAAGTATGCCGAGATTGTAGACCGTTTTCGGCAGTATACCTTAAAGATTTTCGAAAAGCACGGGATGGAAAATATCGGTTACTGGACCCCTACCGATACGACGAATAAGGAACTGATTTACATTCTGGCGTATCCAAGTCGGGAAGCTCGGGATGCGTCCTGGAAAGCGTTTGGCAGCGACCCGGAATGGAAAGCTGTAGTTGCAAAAACGGAAGCAAACGGCAAACTGGTCGACCATGTTGATCAGATCTTCATGACCGAATCGGATATTTCACCCAAAATCAAGTTGACTAAAAAATCGCCTGAACGCACGTTTGAACTGCGTACGTATACCCCGGCTCCAGGCAAACTACCCAATCTACTGACGCGCTTTCGCGATCATACCATCAAGCTCTTCAGCAAACACGGAATGACGCATATTGGGTACTGGATCACTCAGGAAAAAGATCCAACTGCTCAGCCCAAACTCGTTTATATTCTGGCCCATCCGAGTGAAGCGGAAGGCAAGCAGCATTTTGACGAGTTTAGAAAAGATCCCAAATGGGTAGCTGTTAAAGCCGAATCGGAAAAAGATGGTGCATTAACAACCAAAGTGGAGTCGATTTATATGAAACCAACTGATTACTCGCCCATCAAATAA
- a CDS encoding sensor histidine kinase — MNLNIFTRQDTRIALFILPAIYGFNNYALFGSIYFERWDVFLLATIAIILIWTPAYFLHAVPALWLRQRFPQVRQTAMRLCLAWGIHIVMSSAVILGCFYGYKWLHFPGFVFDSGRLQLTLLLTAVINLIVNVVHESIYTFEQWDAALREADQLQQANLRSQLDGLKGQINPHFLFNALNSLSSLIEEDPEQAQQFIDEMSSVYRYMLRANETELATLDQELAFTRSYFHLLRTRHGDHLQLDEFVSDQYYSYLIPPLTLQLLLENAVKHNVILPDQPLCIRIETRDDGKLIVQNNLQRKNSRMLSTKVGLANIVTKYKLLGEGDVAIEDEEPYFTVTIPLIKV; from the coding sequence GTGAATCTGAATATTTTTACCCGCCAGGATACGCGCATTGCGTTGTTTATTTTGCCGGCCATCTACGGATTTAATAACTACGCGCTCTTTGGCTCAATCTATTTTGAGCGCTGGGATGTCTTTTTGTTGGCAACAATTGCTATCATCCTTATCTGGACGCCAGCTTACTTTTTACATGCCGTACCCGCCTTATGGTTGCGACAGCGATTTCCGCAGGTGCGCCAAACAGCCATGCGGTTATGTCTGGCCTGGGGTATTCATATAGTAATGTCGTCGGCAGTGATTCTGGGGTGTTTTTATGGCTATAAGTGGCTGCATTTTCCGGGTTTCGTCTTTGATTCGGGTCGTCTACAGCTAACGCTCCTGCTGACCGCTGTCATTAACCTTATCGTCAATGTCGTTCACGAAAGCATTTATACGTTCGAACAGTGGGATGCTGCCCTGCGCGAAGCCGATCAGTTGCAACAGGCGAATCTACGGAGTCAGCTCGATGGACTGAAGGGGCAAATCAATCCACATTTTCTATTTAATGCTCTCAATTCGCTTTCGTCGCTGATTGAAGAAGACCCTGAGCAGGCCCAGCAGTTTATTGATGAGATGAGCAGTGTATATCGGTACATGCTTCGCGCCAACGAAACCGAACTGGCCACACTTGATCAGGAACTGGCCTTTACCCGGTCGTATTTCCATCTACTACGTACCCGACATGGCGATCATCTCCAACTGGATGAATTCGTCAGCGACCAATATTACTCCTACCTGATCCCACCACTGACCTTACAACTCCTGCTCGAGAATGCCGTAAAGCACAACGTCATTTTACCCGACCAGCCGCTGTGTATACGCATTGAAACCCGCGACGATGGCAAACTGATCGTTCAAAATAATTTGCAACGAAAAAACAGCCGAATGTTATCAACTAAAGTTGGGCTGGCAAACATCGTCACCAAATATAAATTACTCGGCGAAGGTGATGTAGCCATCGAAGACGAAGAGCCCTATTTCACCGTTACGATACCGCTCATTAAAGTATAG
- the fdhD gene encoding formate dehydrogenase accessory sulfurtransferase FdhD, producing MSLVAPTTVRNVSGQTVIEKPDLLAVEEPLEIRLGFGPIADRQQRSLAVTMRTPGHDAELAIGFLLTEGIVHSPNDIVSCRHCVQDADKEGNVIRVELRPEVAIDWSRLERSTVASASCGLCGKTTIDAIRALTPGPVATDFSIEPSILHALPAQVRETQRAYAYTGGIHAAALFDRQGKLLLVREDIGRHNALDKLIGAAFWQGWLPLHQYGIFLSGRVGVELVQKSWMAGVPLLAAVGAPSSLAVQMTQEANITLAGFVRDERFNLYSHPDRVKN from the coding sequence ATGTCGCTTGTTGCTCCTACAACTGTTCGGAACGTTTCTGGTCAGACCGTTATCGAAAAACCGGATTTACTGGCTGTGGAAGAACCACTGGAAATTCGACTGGGTTTTGGTCCGATCGCTGATCGTCAGCAACGTTCACTGGCTGTGACCATGCGAACACCCGGCCACGACGCCGAACTGGCAATAGGGTTTCTGCTTACCGAAGGTATTGTGCACTCACCGAATGACATTGTCTCGTGCCGTCATTGCGTACAGGATGCCGACAAAGAAGGGAATGTGATCCGGGTTGAGCTCCGGCCCGAAGTAGCCATTGACTGGTCACGGTTGGAGCGGAGTACAGTTGCATCGGCCAGTTGCGGTTTGTGTGGCAAAACCACCATCGATGCCATACGAGCGCTTACGCCTGGGCCTGTAGCAACGGATTTTTCGATCGAGCCGTCCATACTTCACGCTTTACCCGCTCAAGTTCGTGAAACGCAGCGAGCCTATGCCTACACGGGCGGTATTCATGCGGCTGCCCTCTTTGATCGACAGGGTAAGTTGCTGCTGGTTCGTGAGGACATTGGTCGTCATAACGCACTGGATAAGCTCATAGGAGCTGCTTTCTGGCAGGGCTGGCTTCCACTGCACCAGTACGGCATTTTTCTGAGTGGCCGGGTCGGCGTCGAATTGGTCCAGAAAAGCTGGATGGCTGGTGTCCCACTATTGGCGGCTGTGGGCGCTCCATCAAGTCTGGCCGTGCAAATGACGCAGGAAGCAAACATCACCCTGGCTGGTTTCGTCCGCGATGAGCGATTCAATCTCTACAGCCATCCCGACCGGGTTAAGAATTGA
- a CDS encoding sensor histidine kinase produces MKVPLSALSFDALHDRWLRLIGIPVAVVPFVALTVAAYGYNTQLVLLISIWGLISTAILWHLLLWWVIRVRMEYPGRENTRKRIIKTFGGYSIFTILDQCMETRVLYQLDPTGLIPEPVFPVDYLIPISMALFFMVVVGSYYEGAYNLNQYRQAVARTEAVKKKRLENELARLKSRVNPHFLFNSLNSLSALINEDRQRAGAFLDELSSVYRYMLQAGQRSVVSLREELAFLDAYRYLLNERYGSALQWEIELGDIVGEWLLPPLTLQILIDNAIKYNRLLPEEPLTIAIRYKSENRLDVLNTVQPKGIQVKTQPGGLSQLIAQYSALGLPPIQISDNGMTFRVSLPMASQNQHDPNSIVT; encoded by the coding sequence ATGAAAGTTCCCCTGTCAGCTCTTTCGTTCGACGCCCTTCATGACCGCTGGCTTCGCCTGATTGGTATTCCTGTGGCGGTGGTGCCGTTTGTGGCACTAACGGTGGCTGCTTATGGCTACAATACGCAGTTGGTTTTGCTGATAAGTATCTGGGGATTGATTTCAACGGCTATTCTCTGGCATTTACTGCTGTGGTGGGTCATACGAGTCCGCATGGAATATCCGGGTCGGGAAAATACCCGAAAGCGAATTATCAAAACGTTTGGTGGCTATTCGATCTTCACCATTCTCGATCAGTGTATGGAAACTCGTGTGCTGTACCAGCTTGATCCGACCGGGTTGATTCCTGAACCAGTCTTCCCTGTCGACTATTTGATCCCGATATCGATGGCCTTGTTTTTTATGGTTGTAGTAGGAAGCTATTATGAAGGCGCGTATAATCTGAATCAGTACCGTCAGGCAGTGGCGCGAACAGAGGCCGTCAAGAAGAAACGGCTGGAAAATGAACTGGCCCGGTTGAAAAGCCGGGTCAATCCACATTTTCTGTTCAATAGCCTGAACTCCCTTTCTGCGCTTATTAATGAAGACAGACAGCGGGCTGGAGCTTTTCTGGATGAGCTATCGAGTGTGTATCGATATATGCTTCAGGCAGGACAACGATCGGTAGTTTCCCTGCGCGAAGAACTAGCCTTTCTGGATGCTTACCGGTATTTGTTGAACGAACGATATGGTTCCGCATTACAGTGGGAAATTGAGCTGGGCGATATCGTTGGTGAATGGCTATTACCTCCACTGACGTTGCAGATTCTGATCGACAACGCTATCAAATATAATCGGCTGCTTCCCGAAGAACCCCTGACTATTGCCATTCGGTATAAGAGCGAAAATCGCCTGGATGTACTGAATACGGTACAGCCAAAGGGCATTCAGGTAAAAACGCAACCGGGCGGACTCAGCCAGCTCATCGCGCAATACAGTGCCCTTGGATTACCACCTATTCAGATTTCCGACAACGGAATGACGTTTCGGGTCAGTTTACCAATGGCCTCCCAAAATCAGCATGACCCCAATTCTATTGTGACCTGA